One genomic region from Pyxicephalus adspersus chromosome 1, UCB_Pads_2.0, whole genome shotgun sequence encodes:
- the LOC140323525 gene encoding sphingomyelin phosphodiesterase-like, with protein MDLVASVAVKVCETMHLEEPSVCKQVIRLFKQDVIMAWVFSVLRPSEICGLLLGSDCGHWDIGVEWNITLPPVPKPPVQPPVAPATGSPISRVLFLTDIHWDHDYSPGGPITCKEPLCCRNHQSGGHGSAGYWGEYSKCDLPLHTIESLLSHVARSGPYDRVYWTGDIPAHNIWEQTRAEQLNTLGTVTGLIKKYLGPVPVYPAVGNHESAPVNSFPPPSVHGNLSSSWLYQAMAQEWKEWLSPEALDTLSTTGFYTVKIGSGLRLVSLNMNYCSSANFWLLINFTDPAGQLQWLVNVLQEAENNHEKVHIIGHIPPGLCLKSWSWNYYRIINSHTQHPQP; from the exons ATGGATCTTGTAGCTTCGGTGGCAGTAAAGGTTTGTGAGACTATGCACTTGGAGGAGCCCAGTGTATGTAAACAGGTAATTCGGCTCTTCAAGCAGGATGTAATCATGGCCTGGGTCTTTTCCGTACTGCGGCCCTCTGAGATCTGCGGCCTGCTTCTCGGCAGTGACTGCGGCCACTGGGATATTGGCGTGGAATGGAATATTACTCTTCCGCCTGTACCCAAACCCCCCGTACAGCCACCTGTTGCACCGGCAACAGGGTCTCCGATCTCTCGTGTCCTTTTCCTGACAGATATACATTGGGATCACGACTACTCCCCTGGAGGTCCAATTACCTGCAAAGAACCCCTCTGCTGCAGGAACCATCAGTCAGGAGGCCACGGGTCAGCTGGGTATTGGGGGGAATACAGCAAGTGCGACCTTCCTCTTCATACTATTGAGTCTCTGCTGAGCCATGTTGCCAGAAGTGGCCCCTATGACCGGGTCTATTGGACGGGAGACATCCCAGCCCACAACATATGGGAGCAGACTCGGGCCGAACAACTAAACACCCTTGGAACAGTTACTGGGCTCATCAAAAAATACTTGGGACCAGTTCCTGTCTATCCTGCTGTGGGAAATCATGAGAGTGCACCTGTCAATAgcttcccacccccctctgtgCATGGAAACTTGTCCTCCAGCTGGCTTTACCAAGCCATGGCTCAGGAGTGGAAGGAATGGCTTTCCCCGGAAGCTCTGGATACGCTAAG TACCACTGGATTTTACACTGTGAAGATTGGCTCTGGCTTGCGACTGGTGTCCCTCAACATGAACTACTGTTCCTCTGCGAATTTCTGGCTCCTCATTAATTTCACGGACCCTGCAGGGCAGCTGCAATGGCTGGTAAATGTTCTACAAGAGGCTGAGAACAACCATGAAAAG GTCCATATTATTGGACACATCCCACCAGGCCTGTGTTTGAAGAGCTGGAGCTGGAATTACTACCGTATCATCAACAG CCATACCCAACACCCACAGCCATGA